Within the Nitrospira sp. genome, the region CGGATCGACCCGCACAGGGAGCCGGGCGTACACATTCCCGAGGGGAGACGCCCCGTAAGGGGCGCGTCACAAGGCCCGTAAGGGCAAATTTGGAGAAAGAAGATGGCTGTTTTCGTGCTGGACAAGCAAGGCAAGCCGCTGATGCCCTGTAGCGAGAAACGCGCGAGGCTGCTCTTATCGCGCGGCCGCGCGCGCGTACATCGTGTGGTTCCCTTTGTCATTCGATTGGTGGATCGCCTCCAGTCGGAAAGTGCATTGCAGCCGGTGGCAATCAAGCTTGATCCCGGCAGCAAAACAACAGGCGTTGCAGTTGTTCGCATCAAGGAAGAAACGGACGAAGACAACAGCGAGATTCGCAACATCGCCTGCGCCATTTCACTGATGGAATTGGTGCATCGCGGCAAGCAGATCAGCAAGTCGCTTACGGCGCGTCGCGCCTTCAGGCGCCGGCGCAGAAGCCAACACCTGCGGCATCGCCAAGCGCGCTTTGACAACCGAACCAAGCCGGAAGGATGGTTGCCGCCTTCGCTGCAACACCGTGTTGACGCCACCGTGTCTTTGGTGAAACGCCTGCGTCGCTGGGCGCCGGCAACCGGAATACAGCAAGAGCTGGTGCGCTTCGACACCCACGCCATGCAGAATCCCGACATTGCCGGCATCGAATATCAGCAAGGCGAACTGGCGGGTTACGAAGTGCGGGAATATCTCCTTGAAGCATGGAGCCGTCAATGCGCCTATTGCGACGCGAAAGAGGTTCCCTTGGAAATCGAGCATATCATTGCGAAAAGCCAGGGCGGAACCGACCGTGTTTCAAACCTGACCTTGGCTTGCCGGTGCTGCAATCATAAGAAAGGAGCCCTCCCCATTCAGCAGTTTGTGAAAGACCCTGCGCGCCTGGCGCGCATCCTCGCCCACGCCAAGGCGCCATTGAAAGACGCCGCTGCCGTCAATGCTGCGCGCTGGGCGCTGTTTTCTGCGCTCACGGACACGGGTTTGCCAGTCGCTTGCAGCAGCGGTGGACGCACTAAGTACAATCGCCGTCGCTTCAATATTCCCAAGACCCACGCGCTGGATGCGTTGTGCGTCGGCGATGTGGATGGCGTCGAATGCAAGGCCATGCCGACGCTTTCAGTCCAGTGTGCAGGACGCGGCAGTTATCAGCGCACTCGCTTGACCAAGCACGGGTTTCCTCGCAGCTATTTGATGCGCACGAAAGCTGTTTACGGCTTTCAAACCGGGGATCTGGTTAAAGCGAACGTGGCCGCTGGAAAGAAAATGGGCTGCTATGTCGGACGTGTTGCCGTACGTGCTTCCGGCGCTTTCAATATTCAGACGACTGATACTGTCATTCAGGGGGTTTCTTGGAAATATTGCCGCGTCATCCAGCGCGGCGATGGTTATGGCTATCACTTTCACAACAACGTGACGGGCTTGCTTCGCAAGCCCGCAATTCGTCCCCTGACTGAAGTCAGGGGTGTCCTTGCGGAGGATCTATGAACTCACCACGCGGATGTGACCACTCCTTACTCTTCGGGTCCGACGAATTCCTCTACCGCATCATGGTCGACTACCGCGCAGTGATTTTGAACGTCGCCAAACGCTTTCGCCATCTCGACCGCATGTACGACGTCGAGGATCTTGAACAAGAAGCTTTCTTCGGTGTCCGGCTCGCCTGTAACAGTTGGGCTCACGCACGTGCCATCAAGATGCAATTCAAAACGTACTTAACGTGGCATATCAGCCGCCATTTTCAAGGCCGCTTCAACGGTGACGATAAAGTGGTCGACATCATCGGCCAAGATAACGCCATACGAGTCACCATTCCTTGGAGTAAATATAAGAAGTCAGGACGAGCGGCCGCGAGAGCGCGAAACTGCACGACACGAATCCGCTCACTACTAGTCTACTATGACGCGCCAAACGGAGAATGCGACGAACCACAACTCCAGCCATCAAATGAGTGGCATCCCATTCATACAGGAGAAGAGACGGTCGTCGATATTTTTGATCCAACGGGAACGCTTATCGTCACGGTTCCACGGAATAACTTCTTGCGCGTCCAGGACCTGATTGCAGGCTACGGGTATGCCATCCGCGAATACTCGATCTACGATCCGCCTCCCTCACAGGCAACCCGGCACACACTGACCCCTGAAGCAGCCCTTCTGCCGCCTTCAGGCTATACCCCGGCTCACGAATCGGCTGACTCCCAGGGCGAAACCTCACACGTCGTCGACGTCTATTCACGCCGCGAAGTCTTTCTGACCACAATGACCATGAAACGCTATCGACTGTTTCAACAACATTTCCAGAAATATGGGCTCAAGACCCGCAGACGGAATCCGGCCGTCACACCGGAACCACTCGAGTATGACGATGCTCCCGACACACCAGCTCCCATGGTCTACGTCCAAGAATCCGTCTCCATCGCATAAGGGCAGAGCACATGGCCTCATTAGTTCACTCACGTCCCATGGTCACAATCGATTTAGGACAACCACAAGAGACCATCGCACATGGAGAAGCCTTTCTGACCATTGGCCAATTCAAAGCACTCCTCGACGAACAGGGCCACCTCTTTAGTAAATCCACCATCTACCGATGGCGCAAGGTCACAAAAGAATTCCTTCCCTCCACCATCAAAAACATGCTCGCCCCGGCACCATCTATCTGGTTTCTAACGATGTCAACGAATCGGGACTCGGAAGGGGCGACCACGATCATCCCTCTGCGATATCTGAATGAAACCGTTCGACCGACCGCACAGAAATACTGTCTGAACTATGCGTCACCAAGCCCAATGAACCTCTGTCTACACACACTGAGAACCTATCTCTCCCAGGCTCAAAAAGAACTCGATCGCCTGACTCATTTCTGTGATGGTCTAGAAGGAAAGGATCTGTCCAATGCAGAACACAGAACCCGTTGTCATCCGCCTTCCGCTTAGTCGGCTCTCAGCGAATACGAAATATGAGCACTACAGTCGACCACTAAACCCCGCCGAAGCCCGGGATCTCCGTGCGAGCATTGCGGCCGTTGGCTGTATCTTACAGCCCTTGATCGTCGAATTCGTTCAAGCCAAAGCCTCCTATGACGTGATTGACGGGTACAATCGATGGAAGAATGCCATCGCACTCGGCTTTATGGATGTGCCCTGCACACAAATCTTTACCGAACAACAGCGGATCGAAGCGCTCACCGCCAATGCCACCAGGCGACAACTGACAGACGAAGAGCGGACCGCGCTTTTGGCGAAAGGCCGCATGGCTTTCACTGACGCCGCCAAGAAACTTATCGATCCGTTACGGGCGCTCTACCAAAACGGTGACTTATCACGGATCCTCGGCCCAGCCAATGTGTTGGCCTTGTTAAATTCCTCAACCCAAAAGCAAGAAGAAGTCTACGCCAAAATCCAAGCGGCATTCGGTACACCTCTGCCGTCATCGGGCGAGACCACCACACTCCATCAACGCATTCAGGATCTTTCGAATCAAGTAGCCTCTAGTGAGCGCACAAAAGAACAACTCGAAGCCGATCTCAATGCAGTGACACAAGACAAAGCGACCCTCCAAGCACAGCTCGACCAGATGGGGCACGACATCGATGAATTAGCGGATAAGAAGGCTGGCCAGCATAAAGTTGCCCTGGAGAACCAAGTCAGAAAACTGACCGATCAGATGACAACGCTCCGTACCGAGCACCAAACAGCCTGTCGAAACGCCAAGGTACTGGAGGAACAGCTTAGATCGGCAGAAGCGGAAAAGAAGGCCGCGCAGATCTATGCGCGCGAGGCAGAACGGAAAGTCCAACATGCCAATCAACGGTTGGCAAACCCCCACATCATCATCAGTAACTTCGAGGCCATCAGCCGAATGATTGAGGCCATCAAAGCACAAATCGTCGCTGCCAAACCGCTTGCGCCTGAGGACGAGAAACTCATCCAGGACCAAATCGAACAAGCCAGTACCCTACTCGCCGATCTCGACAACACCTTGCATTCCGCGGCCGGCGAACTGATACCCTTCAACCGACATCTCAAGCCACGCGGATCAAAACAATCTGGCACCAAAGCGCAAGAGGCGTAATGCAAAATCCCAGGGAAGTGCCGACATCGCTCAACGATGACCGGAAACCGATCCGCCTCAGTATCACCGATCCTAATCCATACCACATACCTATTGCTGCCAGCCTGGTCTCAGGATTCATGCTCTATGCTTCACTACCTGATTTCTCCACATCCTTTGAGGAGATGTCTCAAGACATTCCACTGCTCTTCGTAGCAACATCGGCAGTGATCGTTTGCCTCTACTTCTTACAATGGAGCCACGCAGACAACCAAGCCGCCCAAGACCGAGAAGTTCCTGATCACCCCTGCAGCCCGGCGCAGAGGCCCCCTCCTTCAGGGCGGGGAGGAGAGCCGGTCTCCCGAGGCCACACCCTGGCCGTAATAGATGATTATGATAAAACACCGCTGGACCTTTAGAGCCTATCCCACACCCACTCAAGCCCAACACTTGGCCCGGACGTTCGGCTGTGTGCGCTATGTCTACAACTGGGCCCTGCACCTCCGTTCCGAGGCCTTTCGTGTTCATCAACAGACGCTTGGCTACGCAGAGACCGACCGGCGGCTGACCCACCTCAAACGGCAGCCCGACACCGTGTGGCTGCAAGAGGTCAGTTGTGTCCCACTCCAACAGGCGCTCCGCGATCTGCAAACCGCCTACACCAACTTCTTTGAGAAACGCGCCGCCTATCCGCAGTTCAAGAAAAAGAGCCGCCGCCAGTCGGCCAACTACACTCAACGCGGCTTTTCATTCAAACCCTCGACGAAGACCCTCTCGCTCGCGAAGCTCGGCGTGCTCAAGGTGAGATGGACCCGGGACATCATCCATATCCCCTCATCAGTGCGGATCATCAAGACGACCACCGGCAAATACTTTGTCTCGCTGGTGGTCGACGTGGCCCCTGTCTCGTGGCCCAAGTCCGGCCAGGCGGTGGGCATTGATTTCGGTGTCACGCACTTGGCCACACTCAGCACTGGGGAAACGATTGACAACCCACGCCATGCCGAACGACAACAGCGCACGCTCCGGGTTCTCCAGCAACGGCTCAGTCGCGCCCAGAAGGGTAGCCGACGACGAGCCCGTGCACGCCACCGGCTGGCGGTGGCCCATGAGCGGATTCGGAACGCCAGACAGGATACGCTCCAGAAACTGACGACCCTGCTCGTCAAACGCTTCGATACGCTCTACGTCGAAGACCTCAATCTCAGGGGGATGGTCCAAAACCACGCCATCGCCCGCGTGTTGAGTGATGCCGCGATCGGTGCCGCCATCCGATTGCTCGAAGACAAGGCGGCCCGGTACGGAAAGACCGTGATCAGAATCGATCGGTTTTTCCCATCGAGCAAACGATGCTCGGCGTGCCGGCATGTGTTGGATAAATTGCCCTTGACGGTCCGGGCCTGGATCTGTCCCACCTGTGGGGCGGCTCATGACCGAGATCGTAATGCGGCACTGAACCTTGTGGCGGCCGGGCAGGCCGCACCTGCGCATGGAGCTGGGAGAAGCCCTCGTCGCCTCGCGCGACGAGGCACCCGGCGGCGAAGTGCGAACCACCCTGACAGATCACCCGTCTGAGCAGGAATCCTCGGCCTTCAGACCGGGGAGGATGTCAATAATACAGTGATCCACTGTCACTAGTGCCAGGTGCTTTCTTCGGAACTCTCGCTACAATGTGATCCCTCACTACTAGGGAGGGATGTAGATGCGTGCCTCATTCTTATCAGAGGACTTTACCGTATCCCATGTCAGCCCAACCCGCTCGCACCAGACGGTCATCCAAGACCTTACGACGATCCTTCATAAGCTCGGCATACTCTATGCCGCCGAAGCCGCTCCTCAGACTCCGATCGAAGACATTCTGGCGATTGAAACCCTGCTCGCCATCAAGGAACTGCCAATCAAGAAACGAACGGTGGCGCACCTCGCCACAAACCTAGGCCTCCATCAGGATCCTCTCAATCACATCTTGATCCAGCTGAAAGAGCAGGGATTCCTGGTTACCACTTCCAAACACCTCCTGCTCACCAATAGTGGGATGGCAAAGGCAGCCGAGAATAAAGGGACCTCACACCACTTGCTGATCGGACTGCGCAAACTCAAGGGACCAACCCACACAGATTTGTATCAGTTGACCACCTCTCTGCTCCAAGAGCGCATCCACACTCAGATGCTCAACCATGAACCAATTTGTACGCATTGCCGGTACTACCAACCCAATGCCCATCCGCACAGCAAACGGCCCCATCACTGCCATCTCATTGATACGGCCTTCGGACAGAGTCCGAATGAGGCCAACCCAAGACCCTTACTCTCGATTGCCAAAGGAATAAGCCCACACGATACAACCCCGAACAAATAGACACTCCCAGCCCATGATCGGACTGACCCGGTACGCGGCAAGCCCCGCCGTTCAGGGCGGGGAGGAGAGCGCGGAGTCCATAGGACTCCATGTCGCTCCGTTCGAGTTCGTCTCGTAATAGATATGGGAGAGCCGCACATTATGCAGCAATTGCAAGCCTATACATTTGAGCTCCGTCCGACCGGCGCACAGCAGCGGCTCATGCGCCGCTTCGCCGGCTCGTGCCGGGTCGTGTTCAACGAGGCGCTGAACTTGCAGAAGGCGCGTTACGAGCGTGGCGAGAAGAAGCTCGGCTACGCCGGGCTGTGCAAGGAACTCACGGCATGGCGCAACGGCGCTGCATTGCCTTCGGGGCGCAGCGCACCGTGGCTGTCCGAGGGACCGGTACACACGCAGCAACAGGCGCTCAAAGACCTGGAGCGCGCCTATTCCAACTTTTTCGCCAAGCAGGCCGACTTCCCGCGCTTCAAGAAGAAGGGCCAGTCCGACAGCTTCCGCTATCCCGACCCCAAGCAAATCCGGCTCGATCAAGCCAACAGCCGCATCTGCCTGCCCAAGCTCGGCTGGCTGAGATACCGCAACAGTCGGAATGTATTGGGTGAACTGCGCAATGTCACCGTCAGCCTGTCGGGCGGCAAGTGGTATGTGAGTATCCAGACCGAGCGCGAGGTCGAACCGCCCGTCCCCAACGGCGGCGCGGTCGGCATCGATCTGGGCATCGCTCGGTTCGCCACGCTCTCGGATGGGACGTTCTACACGCCGAAGAACAGCTTCAAGCGGCATGAGACTGCGTTGCGCAAAGCACAGCAGGCGATGAGCCGCAAGTCCAAGTTCAGCAACAACTGGAAGAAGGCCAAAGCCAGAATCCAGCGCATCCATACCCGGATCGGCAACGCCCGGCGCGACTATCTGCACAAGACCTCGACCGCGATCAGCAACAACCACGCGATGGTGTGTATCGAGGATTTGCGGGTGAAGAACATGTCCAAGTCGGCGGCAGGCACAACCGAGCGACCGGGCAGAAACGTTCGGGCCAAGTCCGGCCTGAACAAGTCCATCCTCGATCAAGGCTGGGGCGAGTTTCGCCGCCAACTGGAGTACAAGTTGGCATGGAACGGCGGCCACCTCATCGCCGTGCCGCCACAGCACACCAGTCTGACCTGTCCCGCTTGTGGGCATGTCTCGGCGGACAACCGGCAAAGCCAAGCCCGGTTCGCGTGCGTGGAATGCGGTTTCAAGGAACACGCCGATCTGGTCGGCGCGATCAACATCATCTCTCGCAGGATGCGACTATTGCGAGACGAAGGGCAGGACACGGCGGACGCTTCCGCCGGGCGGGAAACCGCAGCCCGGATCGCCTGTGAAGTGAGCGGTGCAGTCAGGCCGCCAGCAGCAGGACCCCACCGAAGCGACTCAGGGGCGGCTCAATGCGCCGCCTGAGCGCCGTAGGAATCTCCGGCCTTCAGGCCGGGGAGGATGTCAAGACTCCACTTCCCGCCGGAACGTATTTACATCAGAGAAAGTACACACTGCGTATGCAACAACTGGGTATGTTTGGCCAGACTCCTGCGCCTCGCCAGCCACAACCGCGTGTTCTTCCACAACTTCCCCCGGACGTCCTGACGACCATTGCAGACCCGCTTGCCCTCAACCCTGAACAACTGGCCGTTGTCCGTGCCCCGCTCGGCCCCCTCTTGGTCATCGCCGGAGCCGGGAGCGGAAAAACCAAAGTCCTGGTCCGTCGCACCGCTTGGCTCATCGCATCCGGCATCCACCCACATCAGATCCTCCTCATTACGTTTACACGGAAAGCGGCACAGCAAATGCTCAGCCGTGTCCAAGAGATTACACCCCTCCCTCGCTTCAAAGTCCATGGCGGGACATTCCACAGTCAGGCCGCGACCTGGCTGAAAAAGCACGGTTCCGCGATCGGCGTGAACCCACGCTTCACCATCCTCGATGACGCTGAGAGTGCCAGCCTGCTCCATCTGTTAGCCAGCAAACAACGGCTCACCGGCATCAAAGGATTCCCCTCCAAACGCACTCTCCAATCGATCTATGGGCACGCCGCCAACAGCATGACCCCTATCGAGAAGACGAT harbors:
- a CDS encoding HNH endonuclease, whose amino-acid sequence is MAVFVLDKQGKPLMPCSEKRARLLLSRGRARVHRVVPFVIRLVDRLQSESALQPVAIKLDPGSKTTGVAVVRIKEETDEDNSEIRNIACAISLMELVHRGKQISKSLTARRAFRRRRRSQHLRHRQARFDNRTKPEGWLPPSLQHRVDATVSLVKRLRRWAPATGIQQELVRFDTHAMQNPDIAGIEYQQGELAGYEVREYLLEAWSRQCAYCDAKEVPLEIEHIIAKSQGGTDRVSNLTLACRCCNHKKGALPIQQFVKDPARLARILAHAKAPLKDAAAVNAARWALFSALTDTGLPVACSSGGRTKYNRRRFNIPKTHALDALCVGDVDGVECKAMPTLSVQCAGRGSYQRTRLTKHGFPRSYLMRTKAVYGFQTGDLVKANVAAGKKMGCYVGRVAVRASGAFNIQTTDTVIQGVSWKYCRVIQRGDGYGYHFHNNVTGLLRKPAIRPLTEVRGVLAEDL
- the tnpB gene encoding IS200/IS605 family element transposase accessory protein TnpB, translating into MQQLQAYTFELRPTGAQQRLMRRFAGSCRVVFNEALNLQKARYERGEKKLGYAGLCKELTAWRNGAALPSGRSAPWLSEGPVHTQQQALKDLERAYSNFFAKQADFPRFKKKGQSDSFRYPDPKQIRLDQANSRICLPKLGWLRYRNSRNVLGELRNVTVSLSGGKWYVSIQTEREVEPPVPNGGAVGIDLGIARFATLSDGTFYTPKNSFKRHETALRKAQQAMSRKSKFSNNWKKAKARIQRIHTRIGNARRDYLHKTSTAISNNHAMVCIEDLRVKNMSKSAAGTTERPGRNVRAKSGLNKSILDQGWGEFRRQLEYKLAWNGGHLIAVPPQHTSLTCPACGHVSADNRQSQARFACVECGFKEHADLVGAINIISRRMRLLRDEGQDTADASAGRETAARIACEVSGAVRPPAAGPHRSDSGAAQCAA
- a CDS encoding ParB N-terminal domain-containing protein; translation: MQNTEPVVIRLPLSRLSANTKYEHYSRPLNPAEARDLRASIAAVGCILQPLIVEFVQAKASYDVIDGYNRWKNAIALGFMDVPCTQIFTEQQRIEALTANATRRQLTDEERTALLAKGRMAFTDAAKKLIDPLRALYQNGDLSRILGPANVLALLNSSTQKQEEVYAKIQAAFGTPLPSSGETTTLHQRIQDLSNQVASSERTKEQLEADLNAVTQDKATLQAQLDQMGHDIDELADKKAGQHKVALENQVRKLTDQMTTLRTEHQTACRNAKVLEEQLRSAEAEKKAAQIYAREAERKVQHANQRLANPHIIISNFEAISRMIEAIKAQIVAAKPLAPEDEKLIQDQIEQASTLLADLDNTLHSAAGELIPFNRHLKPRGSKQSGTKAQEA